A stretch of the Tardiphaga sp. 709 genome encodes the following:
- a CDS encoding ABC transporter ATP-binding protein, protein MNVRVDVSTASAVQRPLIACHDLGHVYDSGRGRTVALDQVSLTIQPGEFVCVLGPSGCGKTTLLNILAGFVQPSHGEVLINDHAIAGPSPERGVVFQDYSLFPWLTAKANVGFGLRMAGRPAAEREAVASDLLRQVGLPEAGDKYPFELSGGMKQRIAIARALATRPALLLMDEPFAALDAMTRASLQTRLIDLQQQSAQTILFVTHNIAEALVLGTRLIVMSPNPGRVVEDIAVNFERPRRRTSPAFNELYDHVARAIGLDTAE, encoded by the coding sequence ATGAATGTGAGAGTGGACGTTTCCACGGCATCCGCGGTCCAGCGACCGCTGATCGCCTGTCACGATCTCGGACATGTCTATGACTCCGGGCGCGGCCGCACGGTCGCGCTCGACCAGGTGTCGCTGACCATCCAGCCCGGCGAATTCGTCTGCGTTCTGGGCCCGAGCGGTTGCGGCAAGACCACGCTGCTCAATATCCTCGCCGGATTCGTGCAACCGTCGCATGGCGAGGTGCTGATCAACGACCATGCGATCGCCGGGCCGAGCCCCGAGCGCGGCGTCGTGTTCCAGGACTACTCGCTGTTTCCATGGTTGACCGCGAAGGCCAATGTGGGTTTCGGCCTGCGCATGGCCGGGCGCCCGGCCGCGGAACGCGAGGCCGTCGCCAGCGATCTGCTTCGCCAGGTCGGACTGCCGGAAGCCGGCGACAAATATCCGTTCGAACTGTCCGGCGGCATGAAGCAGCGGATAGCGATCGCCCGCGCGCTGGCAACGCGGCCGGCACTGCTGCTGATGGACGAGCCGTTTGCCGCGCTGGATGCCATGACTAGGGCTTCGCTGCAGACAAGGCTGATCGACCTGCAGCAGCAGAGCGCGCAGACGATCCTATTCGTCACGCACAACATCGCCGAAGCGCTGGTGCTCGGCACCCGGCTGATCGTGATGTCACCGAATCCCGGCCGCGTGGTCGAGGATATCGCCGTCAATTTCGAACGGCCGCGACGGCGCACCTCGCCAGCCTTCAACGAACTCTACGACCATGTGGCCCGCGCCATCGGTCTCGATACGGCAGAATAG
- a CDS encoding NrtA/SsuA/CpmA family ABC transporter substrate-binding protein — MTNSEQFFSHARRLARTALVLGAAFVASAATARAEDVTIGAGLSMGWGQFFVADQAKTWDKQGLTPKTTIFASGRLALDALVGGGVVVATAAETPVLFANLNGLPVRIIATLNRQESFDLVAVKDIKTIKDIKGRKIGYSQGTNAHYYLSKLLREANLTFADITAVSLNPGDFVTSLSNGAVDGFIWTEPHISLALRQGGDKVHAIRSPGLYVGFSTVIALQSTIDKNPDLLVKVLKSLIDANDLIKKDPNAAAALIAERIKVDPEIVRNFLPRTRFSIDLERADLVAELQTQAKWAIDNKLVRPDVKVPDFNTVVVGSLLDKAREK; from the coding sequence GTGACGAATTCAGAACAGTTTTTCAGCCATGCCAGGCGATTGGCCCGCACCGCGTTGGTGCTGGGCGCGGCATTCGTTGCCTCGGCTGCGACGGCGCGCGCGGAGGATGTGACGATCGGCGCCGGCCTCTCCATGGGCTGGGGCCAGTTCTTCGTCGCCGATCAGGCCAAGACCTGGGACAAGCAGGGCCTCACGCCCAAAACCACGATCTTCGCCAGCGGCCGCCTCGCACTCGACGCGCTGGTCGGCGGCGGCGTAGTGGTGGCGACCGCAGCCGAAACGCCGGTGCTGTTCGCGAATCTCAACGGCCTGCCGGTGCGCATCATCGCCACGCTGAATCGCCAGGAATCCTTCGACCTTGTCGCCGTCAAGGACATCAAGACGATCAAGGATATCAAGGGCCGCAAGATCGGCTATTCGCAAGGCACCAACGCGCACTACTACCTATCGAAGCTTCTGAGGGAAGCGAACCTGACTTTTGCGGACATCACCGCCGTCAGCCTCAATCCCGGCGATTTCGTCACCAGCCTGTCGAACGGGGCGGTCGACGGCTTCATCTGGACCGAACCGCATATCTCGCTGGCGCTCAGGCAGGGCGGCGACAAGGTCCATGCGATCCGCTCGCCCGGACTCTACGTCGGATTTTCTACCGTGATCGCGCTGCAATCGACCATCGACAAGAATCCCGACCTGCTCGTGAAGGTGCTGAAGTCGCTGATCGATGCCAACGACCTCATCAAGAAGGATCCGAATGCCGCAGCAGCGCTGATCGCCGAGCGCATCAAGGTCGACCCGGAGATCGTCCGCAACTTCCTGCCGCGCACCCGCTTCAGTATCGATCTCGAACGCGCGGATCTCGTCGCCGAACTGCAGACGCAGGCGAAATGGGCGATCGACAACAAGCTGGTGCGGCCGGACGTCAAGGTGCCGGACTTTAACACCGTCGTAGTCGGCTCGCTGCTCGACAAGGCGCGTGAGAAATAG
- a CDS encoding fumarate reductase/succinate dehydrogenase flavoprotein subunit — MDEIKQGLSEIECDVLVIGGGTAGPMAAYKAKRRNPKARVVLLEKANVKRSGAIAMGMDGLNNAVVPGFATPEQYTKEITIANDGICDQAPVYKYASRCFDVIQELDSFGIKFQKTENGDFDVKKVHHLGSYVLPMPNGETVKKALYRQLRREKVLISNRYMATRLLTAKDGRIAGVIAVNTRSAEFLVLRAKTVILCTGAAGRLGLPQSGYLWGTYENATNSGDGYAMAYHAGAGLANIECYQINPLIKDYNGPACAYVAGPFGAYTANSEGNRFIECDYWSGQMMQEFYNELQSGKGPVFLKLNHLHSDTVGQIEAVLHKVERPSRGRFHENRGTNYREKMIEMHISEIGLCSGHSASGVFVDEFARTTVTGLYSAGDMASVPHNYMLGAFTNGAVAGEHSVDFAAEVDLPDYDRDDVVREQERVLAPTRRDDGIPPNQLEYKARRLVNDYLQPPKVTAKMQIGQARLAEVRDDLDNAMVVRDSHELMRALEVSSILDCADMAAYASLFRTESRWGLYHNRVDYPEKNDEDWFCHSILSKRDGRMTAEKRAVEPYLVPIDESERDAYDRQRIRQHA; from the coding sequence ATGGATGAGATCAAGCAAGGCCTGTCAGAAATCGAATGCGACGTGCTGGTGATCGGCGGCGGCACCGCCGGCCCGATGGCTGCCTACAAGGCCAAGCGCCGCAATCCCAAGGCGCGCGTGGTATTGCTCGAAAAGGCCAACGTCAAGCGGTCGGGCGCCATCGCGATGGGAATGGACGGGCTCAACAATGCGGTAGTGCCGGGCTTTGCAACGCCGGAACAGTACACCAAGGAAATCACCATCGCCAATGACGGCATCTGCGATCAGGCGCCCGTCTACAAATATGCTTCGCGTTGCTTCGACGTCATCCAGGAACTGGACAGTTTCGGCATCAAGTTCCAGAAGACCGAGAATGGCGATTTCGACGTCAAGAAGGTTCACCATCTCGGCTCCTATGTGCTGCCGATGCCGAATGGCGAGACGGTCAAGAAGGCGCTGTATCGCCAACTGCGCCGCGAAAAGGTGCTGATCTCGAACCGCTACATGGCGACGCGGCTGTTGACGGCAAAGGACGGCCGCATTGCCGGCGTCATCGCCGTCAATACGCGTAGCGCAGAATTCCTGGTGCTGCGCGCCAAGACCGTGATCCTCTGCACCGGCGCCGCCGGCCGTCTCGGCCTGCCGCAGTCCGGTTATCTCTGGGGCACCTACGAGAATGCGACCAATTCGGGCGATGGCTATGCGATGGCCTATCATGCCGGCGCCGGGCTCGCGAATATCGAGTGCTACCAGATCAACCCGCTGATCAAGGACTACAACGGCCCGGCCTGCGCCTATGTGGCCGGTCCGTTCGGCGCCTATACGGCGAACAGCGAGGGCAACCGCTTCATCGAATGCGACTACTGGTCCGGCCAGATGATGCAGGAGTTCTACAACGAACTGCAGTCGGGCAAGGGGCCGGTGTTCCTCAAGCTCAACCACCTGCACAGCGACACCGTCGGCCAGATCGAAGCGGTGCTCCACAAGGTCGAGCGGCCCTCGCGCGGACGCTTCCACGAAAATCGCGGCACGAATTATCGCGAGAAAATGATCGAGATGCATATCTCCGAGATCGGCCTGTGTTCGGGCCATAGCGCCTCGGGCGTGTTCGTCGACGAATTCGCCCGTACCACCGTCACGGGTCTTTATTCGGCGGGCGACATGGCGAGCGTGCCGCATAACTACATGCTCGGTGCCTTCACCAATGGCGCGGTTGCCGGCGAACATTCGGTGGATTTCGCCGCCGAGGTCGATCTCCCCGATTATGACCGCGACGATGTGGTGCGTGAGCAGGAGCGCGTTCTCGCGCCGACGCGGCGTGACGACGGCATTCCGCCGAACCAGCTCGAATACAAGGCGCGCCGCCTCGTGAATGATTACCTGCAGCCGCCGAAGGTCACAGCCAAGATGCAGATCGGCCAGGCGCGCCTGGCGGAAGTGCGCGACGATCTCGACAATGCGATGGTGGTCCGCGACTCGCACGAGCTGATGCGCGCGCTGGAAGTGTCGTCGATCCTCGACTGCGCCGACATGGCAGCTTACGCCTCATTGTTCCGCACCGAAAGTCGCTGGGGCCTCTATCACAACCGCGTCGATTATCCCGAGAAGAACGACGAGGACTGGTTCTGCCACAGCATCCTCAGCAAGCGCGACGGCCGCATGACTGCCGAGAAGCGTGCCGTCGAGCCCTATCTCGTCCCGATCGATGAGAGCGAACGCGACGCCTATGATCGCCAGCGCATACGCCAGCACGCCTGA
- a CDS encoding ABC transporter permease has translation MAFKLKRNTVASAFGTVGFFAIWEAISRSGLVNNIMLPAPTTIVLSGWELLASGELLRHLGASLWRSLLGFVVGSLLAIVVGVAMAQLPLLNATINPLVQMFRAIPALAFVPLAIFWFGIGELSKVFLIAWGVFFPVWVNTYLGVRDTNPLLGRAAASLGARGWRKFAFVVIPGALPFIIAGLRVSLSVALVLLVASELAGAAFGVGYLIQMSQQVFRVDYMFVGLIVLGIMGVVADFLFEGAVRRLLPWYGAEKSLRGAAGNRKERKLAEPAA, from the coding sequence ATGGCATTCAAGCTGAAGCGAAACACCGTCGCAAGCGCGTTCGGCACCGTCGGCTTCTTCGCGATCTGGGAGGCGATCAGCCGCAGCGGCCTCGTCAACAACATCATGCTGCCCGCGCCAACCACCATCGTGCTGTCGGGGTGGGAGCTGCTGGCATCCGGCGAATTGCTACGCCATCTCGGCGCCAGCCTGTGGCGCTCGCTGCTCGGTTTCGTTGTCGGCTCGCTCCTCGCTATTGTAGTCGGCGTCGCGATGGCGCAACTGCCGCTGCTGAACGCAACCATCAACCCTCTCGTGCAGATGTTTCGCGCCATTCCCGCACTGGCCTTCGTGCCGCTCGCGATTTTCTGGTTTGGCATCGGCGAACTGTCCAAGGTGTTCCTGATCGCCTGGGGTGTGTTCTTCCCTGTCTGGGTCAATACCTATCTCGGGGTGCGCGACACCAATCCGCTGCTCGGCCGCGCCGCGGCGAGCCTCGGGGCGCGCGGCTGGCGCAAATTCGCCTTTGTCGTCATTCCCGGTGCCCTGCCCTTCATCATCGCCGGCCTGCGTGTCAGCCTGTCGGTCGCGCTGGTGCTGCTGGTCGCCTCCGAACTCGCCGGCGCTGCATTCGGCGTCGGCTACCTCATCCAGATGTCGCAGCAGGTGTTTCGCGTCGACTACATGTTCGTTGGCCTGATTGTGCTCGGCATCATGGGTGTGGTTGCAGATTTCCTGTTCGAAGGCGCCGTACGCCGCCTGCTGCCCTGGTATGGGGCTGAGAAGTCGCTGCGCGGGGCGGCCGGGAACAGGAAAGAGCGCAAACTGGCGGAACCAGCCGCCTGA
- a CDS encoding DUF971 domain-containing protein, with translation MQPTDVTLIEDHTVLAVTWDDGETSRLDAVTLRQASRAASEIRRQAEGVALTLPPALRVQGVEPIGNYALRLFFSDGHDRGIYPWVYLRQLAGQAA, from the coding sequence ATGCAGCCGACCGACGTCACATTGATCGAAGACCACACCGTTCTCGCCGTCACCTGGGACGACGGCGAAACCAGTCGCCTGGATGCAGTGACCCTGCGCCAGGCCAGCCGGGCGGCGAGCGAGATCCGGCGCCAAGCCGAGGGGGTGGCGTTAACGCTGCCGCCGGCACTTCGCGTGCAGGGCGTCGAGCCGATCGGAAATTATGCGCTGCGGCTATTCTTCTCCGACGGGCACGATCGCGGCATCTATCCGTGGGTGTATCTGCGCCAACTCGCCGGCCAGGCAGCGTAA
- the atzF gene encoding allophanate hydrolase produces MSYPASEIELDLPKLSAAYADGSLTPSRVVESILDTITARGDDGVWIWHIGRDAIFARARELEGQSTSDRAAASLWGVPFSVKDCIDVAGLPTTSACPGYSYVPTRHNPAVARLLAAGAILIGKTNMDQFATGLVGVRSPYGVARNPFDADYIPGGSSSGAAVSVAAGLVSLALGTDTGGSGRVPAALTNVVGLKPTRGLISGVGTVPACRSIETISVFALTVADAQAGFDVIRAHDPEDPFARPLTLREADAWPSFRFGVPAAPWLEFFGDTAAAALFDAAVARLTAIGGVRVEIDFAPFREINDMLFLGPWLADRYGALKPFLDRDIDAVFPITRDILLGGAQITGAQVFAGQQRLAELKQKIDAGWRDIDILFVPTTPTTYRIGEIAADPIALNARIGTYTTFVNLADLAAVAVPSGFLPNGLPQGVTLIGPALSDRSLARLAGRFHQHSGLPLGTRGLGIAPPILNKELVT; encoded by the coding sequence GTGAGCTACCCTGCATCTGAAATCGAACTCGATCTGCCGAAGCTTTCGGCCGCCTATGCGGATGGATCACTCACACCTTCGCGAGTGGTGGAGTCGATCCTCGACACAATCACAGCGCGCGGGGATGATGGCGTCTGGATCTGGCATATCGGACGCGACGCGATTTTCGCCCGTGCGCGTGAGCTCGAAGGACAGTCGACCTCCGATCGCGCGGCCGCATCGCTCTGGGGTGTGCCGTTCAGCGTGAAGGACTGCATCGATGTCGCCGGGCTTCCTACGACATCGGCGTGCCCCGGCTATTCCTATGTCCCCACCCGGCATAATCCTGCGGTTGCGCGGCTGCTGGCGGCCGGGGCGATCCTGATCGGCAAGACCAATATGGATCAGTTCGCCACCGGGCTTGTGGGCGTCCGCTCGCCCTATGGCGTGGCACGCAACCCGTTCGATGCCGACTACATTCCGGGCGGATCGAGTTCGGGTGCCGCCGTCTCGGTCGCGGCCGGCCTCGTCAGCCTGGCGCTCGGCACCGACACCGGCGGTTCGGGTCGCGTGCCCGCCGCGCTCACCAACGTGGTCGGTCTCAAGCCGACGCGCGGCCTCATCAGCGGTGTCGGCACGGTGCCGGCCTGTCGCTCCATCGAAACGATCTCGGTGTTCGCGCTCACCGTCGCCGACGCGCAGGCTGGCTTCGACGTTATCCGCGCGCATGATCCCGAAGACCCGTTCGCGCGACCGCTGACGCTACGCGAAGCGGACGCATGGCCGTCGTTCCGCTTCGGCGTACCCGCGGCGCCATGGCTTGAGTTCTTCGGCGACACAGCGGCGGCCGCACTGTTCGATGCCGCCGTCGCGCGCCTCACAGCGATCGGCGGCGTGCGCGTCGAGATCGACTTCGCGCCGTTTCGCGAAATCAACGACATGTTGTTCCTCGGTCCATGGCTCGCTGATCGCTACGGCGCGCTGAAGCCGTTTCTCGACCGCGACATCGATGCCGTGTTCCCGATCACCCGCGACATCCTGCTGGGCGGTGCGCAGATCACGGGCGCGCAGGTCTTTGCTGGTCAGCAGCGTCTCGCCGAACTGAAGCAGAAAATCGACGCCGGGTGGCGCGACATCGACATTCTCTTCGTGCCAACGACGCCCACTACCTACAGGATCGGCGAGATCGCAGCCGATCCCATCGCCCTCAATGCCCGTATCGGCACCTACACCACATTCGTCAATCTGGCCGATCTCGCTGCGGTCGCCGTGCCCTCGGGCTTCCTACCGAACGGCCTGCCCCAAGGCGTGACGCTGATCGGCCCGGCTCTGTCCGACCGCAGCCTCGCACGGCTGGCCGGCCGATTTCACCAGCATTCCGGACTGCCGCTCGGTACGCGCGGTCTTGGCATCGCGCCCCCCATTCTCAACAAGGAGCTTGTGACGTGA
- a CDS encoding ferredoxin family protein produces the protein MPIAYAPTTVPVVVDDAKCIADKGCTVCVDVCPLDVLRISDLTGKAYMKYDECWYCMPCETDCPTGAVTVNIPYLLR, from the coding sequence ATGCCCATTGCCTATGCACCCACCACCGTGCCCGTCGTCGTGGACGATGCCAAATGCATCGCCGACAAGGGCTGCACGGTCTGCGTCGATGTCTGTCCGCTGGACGTGCTGCGGATCAGCGACCTCACCGGCAAGGCCTATATGAAGTATGACGAGTGCTGGTACTGCATGCCATGCGAGACCGATTGCCCGACCGGGGCGGTGACCGTCAACATTCCCTATCTGTTGCGCTGA